The region AGTTTCAAGGGTCTCCCTCTTAACCCCTAAAACCTTCTCTTTAACGTCGTTGTGGTAGGCCACCACTCCTCCCAAGAAGTACTCCGAGCTGCCTGGAACGTTTACAATCCTTGCGGCAACAAGTCCCCCTGTGCAGCTTTCCGCCGTGGCCACGGTCAGTCCCCTCTTCAGCAGTGCTTCCTTCAGGAGGAACTCTACGGGCTCCTTGGCCATCTTAGCCTCCTTGCTATAATTCGGTTCAATCCTACCAAAGTTCCGGAGGGTTTCTATGTTCTCCCTTCCCGACCACATAAAGAAGGTTCACGTTTACGAGCCGGGCAAGCCCGAGGAGGAGCTTAAGAGAGAGCTCGGCCTTAAAGAGATAGTAAAGCTCGCCTCAAACGAGAACCCCCTCGGACCCTGTCCCTCTGCGGTTAGGGCCATAGTTGAAGACCTTAAGAACCTCAACCGCTACCCCGACGGCAACTCCTACTACCTTAAGGAGAAGCTGGCCTCTCACCTGGGGGTTAAGCGGAAGAACCTCTTCGTTGGACTCGGCTCAAACGAGGCCCTCGACATAATCTCCAGGGCCTACTTAAGGCCCGGACTCAACGCCGTTTACAGCGAGAAGTCTTTCGCCGTTTACCCGATAGTGGTTCAGCTCTCCGGGGCAGACCACAAAGTTGTTAAGGCGAAGGACAACTACTACATGGACCTGAAGGCCCACCTTGATGCCATAGACGAGAACACCGCCGTTGTTTTCCTTGCCAACCCCAACAACCCTACCGGAACGGCCTTCTCCCGGGCCGAGTTTGAGGCCTTCTTGAAGGACTTCCCCGACGACGTCCTTTTGGTTTTAGACGAAGCCTACTACGAGTACGCCGTAGGTGCCGGCTTTAACGTTCCCAACGGCCCCGATTACATCTACGAGAAGAATATTGTTGTGACCAGAACCTTTTCCAAGATTTACGGCCTTGCCGGCCTACGGCTCGGTTACGCCGTTGCCCGGGAGGAGATAATCGCCGACATGAACCGAATAAGGCAGCCCTTTAACGTTACCCGTCCGGCGCAGGTAGGCGGAGCGGCCGCCTTAGACGACAAGATGTTTGTTAAGCACTCCCAAGTTGTCAACGAGGAAGGGAAGAAGTACCTCTACAACGAGTTTGAGAAGCTCGGCCTCGAGTACGTTCCCACCTACGCCAACTTCATCCTTGTGAAGGTGGGGTACCCCAGCAGGGAGGTTTTCAACCGGCTTCTGAGGAAGGGGGTTATCGTTAGGGCCATGGACGGTTACGGCTTCCCCGACCACATAAGGGTAACTGTGGGAACTATGAGGGAGAATATAATCTTCATCAACAAGCTGAAAGAGGTTCTCGAGGAACTTAAAGAGGGGAAATAATGAAAAAACTCATGCTTCTTTCCCTGCTTCCGCTCCTGTTTGCCGGCGGTTGCTCCTGCAAGCTCCAGACCAAAGTGGAGAAGCAGATTCTAAAGGTTACCGGCGGTAAGTTTACGGTTAAGGTTTACAACGGCGGGAAGCTGGTTGCCCAGTACAGCGGCGACGGCTACGTGTGGTTTGAGCAGGACAAGAACGACCGTCACACGGGCGTTGTTACCTTCCGGGACGAAAGGGGCCATATTATAAGAGTTGGAACCTGGGGAGGCGTTGTTATAGTAGATTACAAGTAGGGGTTGCCGTGAAGATAGCTCACCTTTCCGACTCCCACCTGGGCTATATGCAGTACCACAGTCCCGAGAGGAAGAGGGACTTCCTTGATGCCTTTAAGCTGGCCGTAGAGAGGGCCCTTGAGCTCGGTGCCGAGGTTATCGTTCATACGGGGGACCTCTTTGAGAGTTACCAGCCCGATATGGAGAGCTTAGACGGTGTTATCCAAGTTCTCAGGCAGGTTAAAGAGAGAAAGGTCCCCTTTGTTGCCATAACCGGTAACCACGACAGGGCCATGAGGAGGGGAGTTTACCCTCCCCACAAGCTATTGGAGAATCTCGGGCTCCTTGAGCTTATAGACCCGCTCGGCACCAAAACGGTTAAAGGTGTGCTCTTTGCCGGTTTAAGGTACCACCCCAGAGTTCACGTTAAACGGATAAGGGAGCAGTTTTTCGACGGCCTTTCGGAAGAGGCCCGGCGCAGCGACCTCTCCGTTTTCATGTTCCACCAGGCCCTGGACTTTATCCTATCTTACGAGGGGGCCTACGAGCTCCTCGTGAGTGAGCTTCCCGAGGGGTTTGACTACTATGCGGCGGGCCACGTTCACCTGTTTACCTACCAAAAGCTCTCCTCGGGCGGCCTCCTTGCCTACGCGGGGGCTACAGAGTTTCGCTCCAAACAGGAGGCCCAGAGGGGACGCAGGGGCTTTAACCTTGTAAACCTTGAAACCGGTGAGCTCGAGAGGGTTGAGCTTGAGGGCTTGAGGCCCTTTGTGGTCGAGAGCTTCAACCAAGAAAACGCTCGGGAAGTCCTGAAAGAGCTCCTGGAGAAGGTTCGCTCCTTCGATAAACCCCCGGTGGTTCTGCTCACCTATACCTACTCAACCGTTGATTTGAACCACTTTTCAGACCTTCTGGAGCAGCTCTACTCCCTGGCCCTTGCGGTCAGGATTCAGAAAATCAGGCAACTTGACGAGCAGGAGACGGTTGCCGAAAGCCGCTCCTACGCCGACTACCTGAAGCTCTTCATGGGTGAGCTTAAAGCTCCCCCTAAGGCGGTTGAACTCGGCGTTGAGCTGCTGTCTGCCTCCCCCGACTCCGTTCCCGAGATTGTGGAGCACTTTGTCAGGGAGGAGTTAGGGGAGCTCTACGGGGAAATCGAAGAGAGACTTAAAAAGTGTTAAAAAGGCTTCTCCTCGACCTCCTCTTCCCCGACTACTGCCGCGTATGCGGCTCTCTGCTGCTTCTTGACCACGCCTACGTTGCCTGTAGGAAGTGCTGGAATGAACACTTTAAGCTCTATACCGGCAAACGCTGTAGAAGATGCGGTCACCCTTTGGAGCTTCTCCCAGGCGTAGGGGAGCTCTGCGGAAGGTGTGCCGAGGGCAGGAGCTTCCACTTCAGCGGCGTGAACTACTTCACCCTCTACTCCGGCCTTGCAGAGGAGGCCCTCAGGGAGCTCAAGTTCAACCGCCTGAAGCCGGTTGCCTCTGAAATAGGGAGAGCCGTTGCTCCCCACTTAAAGCGGTGGATTTCCGCCTTAAACCCCGACCTTATAGTTCCCGTGCCTGTTCACTCCGAAACCCTGAAGGAAAGGGGCTTCAACCAGGTAGAGGAGATTTTAAAGGGGGCCGGCGTTCCCTTTATCCCCCTTTTAAAGAAGGTGAAAAAGGTTGAAAGGCAGTCGACCCTCTCGGCCGCTGATAGGGCCAACAACGTTAAGGGAGCCTTTTCTCTTCTCGGGCCCGTGAGCGGAACCGTTCTGGTTATAGACGACGTTTTCACCACCGGCTCAACGGCAAACGAGGTCGCCAGAGTTTTAAAGGAGGGAGGGGCGGAGAGGGTTTTCGTCTATACGGTCTGCTACACCCCCGTTAAACCGGGTTGATGCAGGCAACAAAGTGGCCCGGCTCCACCTCTACCGGCTCCATATCGTAGCTCAGACACTCGGGCCTTCTGGCCGGGCACCTGCTGTAAAACGGACACCCCCCTTCCGGCTCTTCACCTGTCGGCTCGGGGATTTCCCCCTTTACCGGCGGAATGCTCTCCTTTAAGAGTTTGGTGTAGTGGTGGGCGGTTGAGCAGAGAACCTGCTCCTTTGAGCCTCTCTCCACCACGAACCCTTTGTACATAACGGCAACCGAGTCGCTGATTGCCGACACCACGGGAATTGAGTGGGAGATAAAAAAGTAAGAGAGGCCGAGCTCTTCCTGCAACCTTAAAAAGAGGTTAACAATTTGGGCCTGAACCGAAACGTCGAGTGCCGAGGTCGGCTCGTCTGCAACGATAACCTCTGGCTGGAGGGCAACGGCCCTGGCTATGGCAACCCGCTGCTTTTGGCCCCCCGAGAGCTGATGGGGGTAGCGCTCTGCATAGTCTTCGGGCAGCCCCACTTGGGTAAGGAGCTCCCGGGCGCGGTTTAAAAGCTCCTTCTTTTGGAGCCGGTAGTTTACCTTTAACCCCTCGGTTACGATTTCCCACACCTTCATACGGGGGTTGAGGGAGCTTTGGGGGTTCTGGAAAACCGCCTGCACGTTTACCCTGTACTCCCTGTACTCCCTGCCCCGGAGGTTTCCGATGTCTTTGCCCTTGTAAAGCACCCTGCCCTTTGTGGGCTTTTCAAGGTCGAGGAGGAGCTTCCCCAGCGTAGACTTCCCGCAGCCGCTCTCTCCTATGACTCCAAGCGTTTTACCCCCCTCAACCGTT is a window of Thermovibrio ammonificans HB-1 DNA encoding:
- the hisC gene encoding histidinol-phosphate transaminase — protein: MFSLPDHIKKVHVYEPGKPEEELKRELGLKEIVKLASNENPLGPCPSAVRAIVEDLKNLNRYPDGNSYYLKEKLASHLGVKRKNLFVGLGSNEALDIISRAYLRPGLNAVYSEKSFAVYPIVVQLSGADHKVVKAKDNYYMDLKAHLDAIDENTAVVFLANPNNPTGTAFSRAEFEAFLKDFPDDVLLVLDEAYYEYAVGAGFNVPNGPDYIYEKNIVVTRTFSKIYGLAGLRLGYAVAREEIIADMNRIRQPFNVTRPAQVGGAAALDDKMFVKHSQVVNEEGKKYLYNEFEKLGLEYVPTYANFILVKVGYPSREVFNRLLRKGVIVRAMDGYGFPDHIRVTVGTMRENIIFINKLKEVLEELKEGK
- a CDS encoding metallophosphoesterase family protein, which encodes MKIAHLSDSHLGYMQYHSPERKRDFLDAFKLAVERALELGAEVIVHTGDLFESYQPDMESLDGVIQVLRQVKERKVPFVAITGNHDRAMRRGVYPPHKLLENLGLLELIDPLGTKTVKGVLFAGLRYHPRVHVKRIREQFFDGLSEEARRSDLSVFMFHQALDFILSYEGAYELLVSELPEGFDYYAAGHVHLFTYQKLSSGGLLAYAGATEFRSKQEAQRGRRGFNLVNLETGELERVELEGLRPFVVESFNQENAREVLKELLEKVRSFDKPPVVLLTYTYSTVDLNHFSDLLEQLYSLALAVRIQKIRQLDEQETVAESRSYADYLKLFMGELKAPPKAVELGVELLSASPDSVPEIVEHFVREELGELYGEIEERLKKC
- a CDS encoding ComF family protein gives rise to the protein MLKRLLLDLLFPDYCRVCGSLLLLDHAYVACRKCWNEHFKLYTGKRCRRCGHPLELLPGVGELCGRCAEGRSFHFSGVNYFTLYSGLAEEALRELKFNRLKPVASEIGRAVAPHLKRWISALNPDLIVPVPVHSETLKERGFNQVEEILKGAGVPFIPLLKKVKKVERQSTLSAADRANNVKGAFSLLGPVSGTVLVIDDVFTTGSTANEVARVLKEGGAERVFVYTVCYTPVKPG
- a CDS encoding oligopeptide/dipeptide ABC transporter ATP-binding protein; translated protein: MEILKAERVYKLFPVKRNLLGRVTRWFPALRKVSVTVEGGKTLGVIGESGCGKSTLGKLLLDLEKPTKGRVLYKGKDIGNLRGREYREYRVNVQAVFQNPQSSLNPRMKVWEIVTEGLKVNYRLQKKELLNRARELLTQVGLPEDYAERYPHQLSGGQKQRVAIARAVALQPEVIVADEPTSALDVSVQAQIVNLFLRLQEELGLSYFFISHSIPVVSAISDSVAVMYKGFVVERGSKEQVLCSTAHHYTKLLKESIPPVKGEIPEPTGEEPEGGCPFYSRCPARRPECLSYDMEPVEVEPGHFVACINPV